From the genome of Lineus longissimus chromosome 8, tnLinLong1.2, whole genome shotgun sequence, one region includes:
- the LOC135492390 gene encoding NADH-cytochrome b5 reductase 3-like isoform X1: MALGLSSQVTLGALALLWSFLLLHGVCADADTESHDSHTETKKSTDHQTEDIKKGGKGGGAVLGVSLVLGAGVAIGIALWLKSKFTKKSPLKALIDSTVKYPLRLVDKEEISHDTRRFRFALPSPKHILGLPVGQHIYLSARIDGSLVVRPYTPVTSDDDAGYMDLVIKVYFKNVHPKFPEGGKMSQHLNNMDINDYIDVRGPSGNLIYEGEGVFSISSKDKKLPARKVKAKNIGMIAGGTGITPMLQLVRQVFKENTDDINLWLLFANQTENDILLRAELEEVESENRDRFKLWYTVDKAPESGWTYSEGFVNDTIIKEHLPPPGADTLILMCGPPPMINFACLPNLDKLGYDNDMRFAY; encoded by the exons ATGGCCCTCGGTCTTTCAAGTCAAGTAACTTTG GGAGCTCTGGCTCTTCTGTGGTCATTTTTACTGCTGCATGGTGTGTGTGCCGATGCAGACACTGAGAGTCATGACAGTCACACTGAAACTAAAAAAAGCACCGACCACCAAACTGAGGATATAAAAAAAGGTGGAAAGGGAGGCGGGGCTGTTTTG GGGGTCTCCCTTGTGTTAGGTGCCGGGGTCGCTATCGGCATCGCACTCTGGCTGAAGAGCAAGTTTACCAAGAAGTCTCCCCTGAAGGCTCTCATAGATTCTACAGTCAAGTACCCACTCAGGCTCGTTGATAAGGAG GAAATCAGCCATGATACGAGGCGGTTCCGCTTTGCTCTTCCATCTCCAAAACACATTCTTGGTCTTCCAGTCG GTCAACATATCTACCTAAGCGCTAGGATTGACGGCTCCCTGGTTGTCCGACCGTACACCCCAGTAACCAGTGATGATGATGCAGGCTACATGGACCTGGTCATTAAG GTGTACTTCAAGAATGTGCATCCCAAGTTCCCAGAGGGCGGTAAGATGTCTCAGCATCTCAACAATATGGACATCAATGACTACATCGACGTGAGGGGACCGAGTGGAAACTTGATCTATGAAGGAGAAGGTGTCTTCTCAATCTCGAGCAAGGACAAGAAGCTTCCAGCAAGGAAGGTCAAGGCCAAGAACATTGGAATGATTGCTGGTGGAACTG GAATCACCCCAATGCTTCAGCTGGTCCGTCAAGTATTCAAGGAGAATACTGATGATATCAACTTATGGCTACTCTTCGCTAACCAG ACTGAAAATGACATTCTGCTGAGGGCTGAATTGGAAGAGGTTGAATCGGAGAACCGTGACCGCTTCAAGCTCTGGTACACTGTGGACAAAGCCCCTGAAT CTGGTTGGACATACAGCGAGGGCTTCGTCAACGACACCATAATCAAGGAGCACCTTCCCCCACCCGGGGCAGACACCCTCATCCTGATGTGTGGCCCACCGCCAATGATCAACTTTGCCTGTCTACCAAACCTCGACAAGCTGGGTTATGATAATGACATGAGATTCGCATACTAA
- the LOC135492210 gene encoding transmembrane protein 101-like, protein MASLATFRKVLLFLFVRFPFVNALTFLMLLAERSQRESYPFLNPKIIYGQIVVFIIVGVCLSANLRRKDATLVYCGQLFYMAYGIYTSDRIKYREWQKLRMVVRVGGTAGIYCIFAYLADLKIKSTQLRRAGETIIGIYLVCITYMLINFEQDYDAFVYHVIGGEVIIYIVAAVLLGCGIAFFMGKYIRDVSAICAITLLFLILFTDVNTGYWQIKGVDFWNQIRMIVDDLAVICGLGIIATSRRSSPEKID, encoded by the exons atggcttctTTGGCTACGTTTAGAAAAGTTTTGCTCTTTCTTTTCGTCCGATTTCCATTCGTAAATGCTCTCACTTTTCTCATGCTCCTGGCAGAAAGGTCACAGAGAGAGTC GTATCCATTTCTGAACCCAAAGATCATCTATGGCCAGATTGTCGTCTTCATCATTGTTGGGGTTTGCCTCTCAGCAAATCTCCGTAGGAAAGATGCCACCCTTGTTTactgcggacagctgttttacATGGCATATGGAATATACACCAGTGACCGGATAAAATATAGGGAATGGCAAAAG CTGCGAATGGTTGTGAGAGTAGGAGGTACAGCTGGAATCTACTGCATCTTTGCCTATCTTGCCGATCTTAAGATAAAGTCAACACAACTCCGTAGAGCTGGTGAAACAATCATAGGAATATATCTCGTCTGTATCACTTACATGTTGATCAACTTTGAACAAGACTATGACGCGTTCGTCTACCACGTGATCGGGGGTGAAGTCATAATATACATTGTCGCGGCTGTTTTACTGGGATGTGGTATAGCATTCTTCATGGGGAAATATATTCGTGATGTTAGCGCAATTTGTGCCATCACTTTGTTATTCTTAATTCTCTTCACGGATGTCAATACTGGCTACTGGCAAATAAAGGGAGTGGACTTTTGGAATCAAATCAGGATGATTGTAGATGACTTGGCTGTAATATGCGGTTTAGGAATTATTGCCACTTCACGTAGATCAAGTCCAGAAAAGATTGATTAA
- the LOC135492390 gene encoding NADH-cytochrome b5 reductase 3-like isoform X2, with the protein MALGLSSQVTLGVSLVLGAGVAIGIALWLKSKFTKKSPLKALIDSTVKYPLRLVDKEEISHDTRRFRFALPSPKHILGLPVGQHIYLSARIDGSLVVRPYTPVTSDDDAGYMDLVIKVYFKNVHPKFPEGGKMSQHLNNMDINDYIDVRGPSGNLIYEGEGVFSISSKDKKLPARKVKAKNIGMIAGGTGITPMLQLVRQVFKENTDDINLWLLFANQTENDILLRAELEEVESENRDRFKLWYTVDKAPESGWTYSEGFVNDTIIKEHLPPPGADTLILMCGPPPMINFACLPNLDKLGYDNDMRFAY; encoded by the exons ATGGCCCTCGGTCTTTCAAGTCAAGTAACTTTG GGGGTCTCCCTTGTGTTAGGTGCCGGGGTCGCTATCGGCATCGCACTCTGGCTGAAGAGCAAGTTTACCAAGAAGTCTCCCCTGAAGGCTCTCATAGATTCTACAGTCAAGTACCCACTCAGGCTCGTTGATAAGGAG GAAATCAGCCATGATACGAGGCGGTTCCGCTTTGCTCTTCCATCTCCAAAACACATTCTTGGTCTTCCAGTCG GTCAACATATCTACCTAAGCGCTAGGATTGACGGCTCCCTGGTTGTCCGACCGTACACCCCAGTAACCAGTGATGATGATGCAGGCTACATGGACCTGGTCATTAAG GTGTACTTCAAGAATGTGCATCCCAAGTTCCCAGAGGGCGGTAAGATGTCTCAGCATCTCAACAATATGGACATCAATGACTACATCGACGTGAGGGGACCGAGTGGAAACTTGATCTATGAAGGAGAAGGTGTCTTCTCAATCTCGAGCAAGGACAAGAAGCTTCCAGCAAGGAAGGTCAAGGCCAAGAACATTGGAATGATTGCTGGTGGAACTG GAATCACCCCAATGCTTCAGCTGGTCCGTCAAGTATTCAAGGAGAATACTGATGATATCAACTTATGGCTACTCTTCGCTAACCAG ACTGAAAATGACATTCTGCTGAGGGCTGAATTGGAAGAGGTTGAATCGGAGAACCGTGACCGCTTCAAGCTCTGGTACACTGTGGACAAAGCCCCTGAAT CTGGTTGGACATACAGCGAGGGCTTCGTCAACGACACCATAATCAAGGAGCACCTTCCCCCACCCGGGGCAGACACCCTCATCCTGATGTGTGGCCCACCGCCAATGATCAACTTTGCCTGTCTACCAAACCTCGACAAGCTGGGTTATGATAATGACATGAGATTCGCATACTAA
- the LOC135492390 gene encoding NADH-cytochrome b5 reductase 3-like isoform X3 produces MLFLGVSLVLGAGVAIGIALWLKSKFTKKSPLKALIDSTVKYPLRLVDKEEISHDTRRFRFALPSPKHILGLPVGQHIYLSARIDGSLVVRPYTPVTSDDDAGYMDLVIKVYFKNVHPKFPEGGKMSQHLNNMDINDYIDVRGPSGNLIYEGEGVFSISSKDKKLPARKVKAKNIGMIAGGTGITPMLQLVRQVFKENTDDINLWLLFANQTENDILLRAELEEVESENRDRFKLWYTVDKAPESGWTYSEGFVNDTIIKEHLPPPGADTLILMCGPPPMINFACLPNLDKLGYDNDMRFAY; encoded by the exons ATGTTGTTTTTG GGGGTCTCCCTTGTGTTAGGTGCCGGGGTCGCTATCGGCATCGCACTCTGGCTGAAGAGCAAGTTTACCAAGAAGTCTCCCCTGAAGGCTCTCATAGATTCTACAGTCAAGTACCCACTCAGGCTCGTTGATAAGGAG GAAATCAGCCATGATACGAGGCGGTTCCGCTTTGCTCTTCCATCTCCAAAACACATTCTTGGTCTTCCAGTCG GTCAACATATCTACCTAAGCGCTAGGATTGACGGCTCCCTGGTTGTCCGACCGTACACCCCAGTAACCAGTGATGATGATGCAGGCTACATGGACCTGGTCATTAAG GTGTACTTCAAGAATGTGCATCCCAAGTTCCCAGAGGGCGGTAAGATGTCTCAGCATCTCAACAATATGGACATCAATGACTACATCGACGTGAGGGGACCGAGTGGAAACTTGATCTATGAAGGAGAAGGTGTCTTCTCAATCTCGAGCAAGGACAAGAAGCTTCCAGCAAGGAAGGTCAAGGCCAAGAACATTGGAATGATTGCTGGTGGAACTG GAATCACCCCAATGCTTCAGCTGGTCCGTCAAGTATTCAAGGAGAATACTGATGATATCAACTTATGGCTACTCTTCGCTAACCAG ACTGAAAATGACATTCTGCTGAGGGCTGAATTGGAAGAGGTTGAATCGGAGAACCGTGACCGCTTCAAGCTCTGGTACACTGTGGACAAAGCCCCTGAAT CTGGTTGGACATACAGCGAGGGCTTCGTCAACGACACCATAATCAAGGAGCACCTTCCCCCACCCGGGGCAGACACCCTCATCCTGATGTGTGGCCCACCGCCAATGATCAACTTTGCCTGTCTACCAAACCTCGACAAGCTGGGTTATGATAATGACATGAGATTCGCATACTAA